A single Candidatus Rokuibacteriota bacterium DNA region contains:
- a CDS encoding DUF5615 family PIN-like protein: MRLLLDEQINPAVATELRHKGYDVITANEIGTRGATDPEQLAAAALSHRALVTHNVSDFQELLTEWAQKGVTHWGLIFVSEKTISQRSVGPLVLALQHLLDDFTAEDGLLNQAVYLARPPTA; this comes from the coding sequence GTGCGGCTACTCCTGGACGAGCAGATCAACCCGGCCGTCGCGACCGAGTTGCGGCACAAGGGGTACGACGTCATTACAGCCAACGAGATCGGGACCCGAGGGGCAACTGACCCCGAGCAACTCGCCGCGGCTGCCTTGTCGCATCGAGCCTTGGTAACCCACAACGTTTCGGATTTCCAAGAACTCCTCACAGAATGGGCGCAAAAAGGCGTCACTCACTGGGGGCTCATCTTCGTCAGCGAAAAGACCATCTCGCAACGGTCCGTCGGCCCTCTGGTTCTCGCCCTTCAACACTTGCTCGACGATTTCACCGCCGAGGATGGCTTGCTCAACCAAGCCGTCTACTTAGCGAGACCCCCTACAGCGTGA
- a CDS encoding Uma2 family endonuclease, with translation MATRRVVLTYKEYEALPADGRRYEIHEGELSVTPAPSPQHQMTSRNLFRVLDAHVKAKGIGEVLYAPLDVILSDTSIVQPDIVYLDRTRLGAISRRGVEGPPTLAVEIISPSTTLIDRSTKHQLYARHAVPFFWLVDAEAHMVEAFVLGPEGYSLALRASGPEPVSPPPFTDLVLVPTSLWP, from the coding sequence ATGGCGACCCGTCGCGTCGTGCTGACCTACAAAGAGTATGAGGCTCTCCCGGCCGACGGTCGCCGCTATGAGATCCATGAGGGAGAGCTCTCCGTGACGCCGGCGCCCAGTCCTCAGCATCAGATGACCAGCCGCAACCTGTTCCGGGTCCTTGACGCCCATGTCAAAGCCAAGGGAATCGGCGAGGTGCTCTACGCGCCGCTCGACGTGATCCTGAGCGACACCTCCATCGTCCAGCCGGACATTGTCTACCTCGACCGCACGCGCCTCGGGGCGATCAGCCGGCGCGGGGTTGAGGGCCCGCCTACGCTGGCCGTGGAGATCATCTCTCCCTCGACCACGCTGATCGACCGGAGCACCAAGCATCAGCTCTACGCCCGTCACGCTGTGCCGTTCTTCTGGCTGGTGGACGCCGAAGCACACATGGTGGAGGCGTTTGTCCTCGGGCCCGAGGGCTACTCCCTGGCCCTGCGAGCCTCCGGGCCGGAGCCCGTCAGCCCTCCCCCCTTTACCGACCTCGTGCTCGTCCCCACTTCCCTCTGGCCGTAG
- a CDS encoding DUF433 domain-containing protein, translating into MRKTLPFSLRLPPDILKEIRALAKRSQRPSSYVVFTLIEEGLRQRRCPGIVFTDGPTGRRATVAGTGIDVWEVVRVYRVCGEDPETLAHALPQLSRRQLDAALHYFRSYPKEIEERLAREETAEAELSARFPLVKPYRVS; encoded by the coding sequence ATCTTGAAGGAAATCCGCGCCCTTGCAAAGCGATCGCAACGGCCAAGTAGCTACGTCGTCTTCACACTGATCGAAGAAGGTCTGCGGCAACGCCGATGCCCTGGCATTGTCTTCACCGATGGCCCAACGGGACGGAGAGCCACCGTTGCTGGCACCGGCATCGATGTTTGGGAAGTCGTCCGAGTCTACAGAGTCTGCGGAGAAGACCCCGAGACCCTGGCCCACGCTCTTCCACAGCTGTCCAGGCGACAGCTCGACGCTGCTCTGCATTACTTCCGGTCCTACCCCAAGGAAATTGAGGAGCGCCTTGCCCGTGAAGAGACGGCCGAGGCGGAGCTTTCGGCGCGCTTTCCTCTCGTGAAACCGTATCGGGTCTCATAG